Proteins found in one Bacillus subtilis subsp. subtilis str. 168 genomic segment:
- the dsdA gene encoding D-serine ammonia-lyase (Evidence 2a: Function from experimental evidences in other organisms; PubMedId: 7592420; Product type e : enzyme), translating into MSVHSEVLHALLKDPFIQKLIDAEPVFWANSGKKEGPLPRADEWATEIAEAEKRMQRFAPYIAEVFPETKGAKGIIESPLFEVQHMKGKLEAAYQQPFPGRWLLKCDHELPISGSIKARGGIYEVLKYAENLALQEGMLQETDDYRILQEERFTGFFSRYSIAVGSTGNLGLSIGIIGAALGFRVTVHMSADAKQWKKDLLRQKGVTVMEYETDYSEAVNEGRRQAEQDPFCYFIDDEHSRQLFLGYAVAASRLKTQLDCMNIKPSLETPLFVYLPCGVGGGPGGVAFGLKLLYGDDVHVFFAEPTHSPCMLLGLYSGLHEKISVQDIGLDNQTAADGLAVGRPSGFVGKLIEPLLSGCYTVEDNTLYTLLHMLAVSEDKYLEPSALAGMFGPVQLFSTEEGRRYAQKYKMEHAVHVVWGTGGSMVPKDEMAAYNRIGADLLKKRNEK; encoded by the coding sequence ATGTCAGTTCATTCAGAAGTCCTTCATGCTCTGCTTAAAGATCCGTTTATTCAGAAACTGATTGATGCAGAGCCTGTATTCTGGGCAAATTCAGGCAAGAAAGAGGGGCCATTACCCCGTGCAGATGAGTGGGCAACCGAGATAGCGGAAGCGGAAAAAAGAATGCAGCGGTTTGCACCTTACATTGCCGAGGTGTTTCCTGAGACGAAAGGCGCTAAAGGAATCATCGAGTCTCCGCTTTTTGAGGTGCAGCATATGAAGGGAAAGCTGGAAGCGGCATATCAGCAGCCATTTCCCGGAAGATGGCTTTTAAAGTGCGACCATGAGCTTCCGATTTCAGGATCGATTAAAGCGAGGGGCGGGATTTATGAAGTGTTAAAGTATGCTGAAAATCTCGCGCTTCAAGAAGGAATGCTTCAGGAAACCGATGATTACCGCATCTTACAGGAAGAGCGGTTTACCGGGTTTTTCTCCCGCTATTCGATTGCTGTCGGTTCGACAGGAAATCTAGGTTTAAGCATCGGCATCATCGGCGCGGCACTCGGGTTTCGCGTGACAGTGCATATGTCCGCCGATGCTAAGCAGTGGAAAAAGGATCTCCTCCGCCAAAAGGGAGTCACTGTTATGGAGTACGAAACAGATTACAGTGAAGCGGTGAACGAAGGGAGACGGCAGGCGGAACAAGATCCATTCTGTTATTTTATTGATGATGAACATTCTCGTCAGCTGTTCTTAGGATATGCTGTTGCTGCAAGCCGATTAAAAACACAGCTTGACTGTATGAATATAAAGCCAAGTCTTGAGACGCCCTTGTTTGTGTATCTGCCGTGCGGAGTCGGCGGAGGACCGGGCGGTGTAGCATTTGGGCTGAAGCTTTTATACGGAGATGATGTTCATGTGTTTTTCGCAGAACCAACTCATTCACCTTGTATGCTGTTAGGGCTTTATTCAGGACTTCACGAGAAGATCTCCGTCCAGGATATCGGCCTGGATAATCAGACGGCTGCTGACGGACTTGCCGTAGGGAGGCCGTCAGGATTTGTCGGCAAGCTGATTGAACCGCTTCTGAGCGGCTGTTATACGGTAGAGGACAATACGCTTTATACTTTGCTTCATATGCTGGCTGTATCTGAAGATAAATATTTAGAGCCCTCTGCTCTTGCTGGCATGTTCGGGCCGGTTCAGCTTTTTTCGACAGAAGAGGGAAGGCGCTATGCTCAGAAATATAAGATGGAACATGCCGTACATGTCGTCTGGGGAACGGGAGGAAGCATGGTTCCAAAAGATGAAATGGCTGCGTATAACCGAATCGGTGCTGATTTGCTAAAAAAACGAAATGAAAAATAA
- the yqjU gene encoding hypothetical protein (Evidence 5: Unknown function), producing the protein MYRPVWRWPADLYFFCPERHYPARPAIFSVRLSANENGDHKTPFPSGKAALNKKRKRMNLSRKHEVKNMNIGDVMFQLFVFIIFAAVVFAAVTGFKYAKNRKAQLDRIEKKLNSLSEDHD; encoded by the coding sequence ATGTATAGACCTGTTTGGCGCTGGCCGGCCGATTTATATTTTTTCTGTCCTGAGCGGCATTACCCTGCTCGGCCTGCCATTTTTAGCGTTCGCCTATCGGCAAATGAAAATGGAGACCACAAAACACCGTTCCCGTCTGGAAAAGCCGCTTTAAATAAAAAACGGAAGAGAATGAATCTCTCCCGCAAACATGAGGTGAAGAACATGAATATAGGTGATGTGATGTTTCAGCTGTTTGTATTTATTATATTTGCCGCTGTCGTCTTTGCGGCTGTTACAGGCTTCAAGTATGCGAAAAACCGAAAAGCGCAGCTGGATCGCATTGAGAAAAAGCTGAACAGCCTGTCCGAAGATCACGATTAA
- the yqjT gene encoding putative lyase (Evidence 3: Putative function from multiple computational evidences; Product type e: enzyme), whose protein sequence is MHHIELYVSDLEASRRFWGWFLKELGYKEYQKWSSGISWKKDRFYLVIVQAKEPFLEPEYHRCRVGLNHLAFHAESKLQVDQMTEKLTAKGYRVLYRDRHPFAGGDGHYAVFCEDPDRIKVELVAPSC, encoded by the coding sequence GTGCATCATATTGAACTGTATGTCTCTGATTTGGAGGCGTCTAGGCGGTTTTGGGGCTGGTTCTTAAAAGAACTTGGTTATAAAGAGTATCAAAAATGGAGCTCAGGCATCAGCTGGAAGAAAGATCGTTTTTACCTAGTGATTGTGCAGGCGAAAGAGCCATTTCTAGAGCCGGAATACCATAGATGCCGAGTCGGTCTGAACCATCTCGCATTTCATGCTGAATCCAAGCTTCAAGTCGATCAGATGACTGAAAAATTGACGGCAAAAGGCTATCGTGTGTTGTACCGAGACAGGCATCCTTTTGCCGGAGGAGACGGGCATTATGCAGTCTTTTGTGAGGATCCAGACCGGATTAAGGTAGAGCTCGTTGCCCCAAGCTGTTAA
- the yqjZ gene encoding putative degradation enzyme (oxygenase) (Evidence 3: Putative function from multiple computational evidences; PubMedId: 16267290; Product type e: enzyme): MMDFLSKTPEPPYYAVIFSSVKSENDTGYGETAERMVSLAADQPGFLGVESVREADGRGITVSYWDSMDAINHWRHHTEHQAAKEKGRSVWYESYAVRVAKVDRQRLFQENTND; the protein is encoded by the coding sequence ATGATGGATTTTTTATCAAAAACACCTGAGCCTCCTTACTATGCAGTCATTTTTTCTTCTGTCAAAAGCGAAAATGACACAGGATATGGAGAAACAGCGGAGCGGATGGTATCACTTGCGGCGGATCAGCCTGGATTTTTAGGCGTGGAAAGCGTACGTGAAGCGGATGGAAGGGGCATCACAGTTTCCTATTGGGACAGTATGGACGCAATTAACCATTGGAGGCATCACACTGAACATCAAGCAGCAAAAGAAAAAGGAAGAAGCGTTTGGTACGAGTCGTATGCAGTCCGCGTCGCAAAAGTCGACAGACAGCGGCTGTTTCAGGAGAACACGAATGATTGA
- the coaA gene encoding pantothenate kinase (Evidence 1a: Function from experimental evidences in the studied strain; PubMedId: 1328157, 24784177; Product type e: enzyme) — protein MKNKELNLHTLYTQHNRESWSGFGGHLSIAVSEEEAKAVEGLNDYLSVEEVETIYIPLVRLLHLHVKSAAERNKHVNVFLKHPHSAKIPFIIGIAGSVAVGKSTTARILQKLLSRLPDRPKVSLITTDGFLFPTAELKKKNMMSRKGFPESYDVKALLEFLNDLKSGKDSVKAPVYSHLTYDREEGVFEVVEQADIVIIEGINVLQSPTLEDDRENPRIFVSDFFDFSIYVDAEESRIFTWYLERFRLLRETAFQNPDSYFHKFKDLSDQEADEMAASIWESVNRPNLYENILPTKFRSDLILRKGDGHKVEEVLVRRV, from the coding sequence GTGAAAAATAAAGAACTTAACCTACATACTTTATATACACAGCACAATCGGGAGTCTTGGTCTGGTTTTGGGGGGCATTTGTCGATTGCTGTATCTGAAGAAGAGGCAAAAGCTGTGGAAGGATTGAATGATTATCTATCTGTTGAAGAAGTGGAGACGATCTATATTCCGCTTGTTCGCTTGCTTCATTTACATGTCAAGTCTGCGGCTGAACGCAATAAGCATGTCAATGTTTTTTTGAAGCACCCACATTCAGCCAAAATTCCGTTTATTATCGGCATTGCCGGCAGTGTCGCAGTCGGAAAAAGCACGACGGCGCGGATCTTGCAGAAGCTGCTTTCGCGTTTGCCTGACCGTCCAAAAGTGAGCCTTATCACGACAGATGGTTTTTTATTTCCTACTGCCGAGCTGAAAAAGAAAAATATGATGTCAAGAAAAGGATTTCCTGAAAGCTATGATGTAAAGGCGCTGCTCGAATTTTTGAATGACTTAAAATCAGGAAAGGACAGCGTAAAGGCCCCGGTGTATTCCCATCTAACCTATGACCGCGAGGAAGGTGTGTTCGAGGTTGTAGAACAGGCGGATATTGTGATTATTGAAGGCATTAATGTTCTTCAGTCGCCCACCTTGGAGGATGACCGGGAAAACCCGCGTATTTTTGTTTCCGATTTCTTTGATTTTTCGATTTATGTGGATGCGGAGGAAAGCCGGATTTTCACTTGGTATTTAGAGCGTTTTCGCCTGCTTCGGGAAACAGCTTTTCAAAATCCTGATTCATATTTTCATAAATTTAAAGACTTGTCCGATCAGGAGGCTGACGAGATGGCAGCCTCGATTTGGGAGAGTGTCAACCGGCCGAATTTATATGAAAATATTTTGCCAACTAAATTCAGGTCAGATCTCATTTTGCGTAAGGGAGACGGGCATAAGGTCGAGGAAGTGTTGGTAAGGAGGGTATGA
- the yqjY gene encoding putative N-acetyltransferase (Evidence 3: Putative function from multiple computational evidences; PubMedId: 16267290; Product type e: enzyme) → MDIRTITSSDYEMVTSVLNEWWGGRQLKEKLPRLFFEHFQDTSFITSEHNSMTGFLIGFQSQSDPETAYIHFSGVHPDFRKMQIGKQLYDVFIETVKQRGCTRVKCVTSPVNKVSIAYHTKLGFDIEKGTKTVNGISVFANYDGPGQDRVLFVKNI, encoded by the coding sequence ATGGATATTCGAACAATCACGTCTTCAGATTATGAAATGGTAACGTCTGTACTGAATGAATGGTGGGGCGGCAGACAGCTGAAAGAAAAATTGCCGAGACTATTTTTTGAGCATTTTCAGGACACAAGCTTTATTACATCCGAACATAACAGCATGACGGGATTTTTAATCGGATTTCAATCGCAATCCGATCCTGAAACGGCGTACATTCATTTTTCCGGTGTGCATCCGGATTTCAGAAAAATGCAAATTGGGAAACAATTGTATGATGTATTTATCGAAACAGTAAAACAAAGGGGCTGCACCCGGGTGAAGTGTGTCACTTCACCTGTGAATAAGGTATCAATCGCATATCACACAAAATTGGGGTTTGATATTGAAAAGGGCACCAAAACGGTAAATGGCATCTCAGTGTTTGCAAACTATGATGGCCCGGGCCAAGACAGGGTACTATTTGTCAAAAACATATGA
- the yqjV gene encoding putative efflux transporter (Evidence 3: Putative function from multiple computational evidences; PubMedId: 12793527, 15849754, 16850406; Product type t: transporter), translated as MKKWKDIHPISWTIIIGTIFGRMATSMSIPFLAIYLTAVQGASASYAGLVIAASSSVGILASFYGGYISDKFGRKNMMLVSIFGWMLVFAGFAAASNLWVFFVVNALNGLCKSLFEPASKALLSDMTEEKTRLLVFNLRYAAINIGVVFGPVLGLYFGSSQSTTPFLVPAVIYGLYGIVLALQFKKHPSLSAPAQSRNMSVREAFMVTQKDYLFTIALVGITLCTFGYSQFSSTFPQYMAQNPLIGNGTKLYGLMLTLNAIVVLATQFPIVHFAKRFSPLCSLMLGNVMVSISMAIFTVSHGVPSIVMIVITFTIGEVLLFSMMDLYVDQIAKPGLKGTYFGAIGFSQLGNVIGPWVGGICIDLFGAGRPIYIFSVLSGITLLGLPFLAFAYRQMKMETTKHRSRLEKPL; from the coding sequence ATGAAGAAATGGAAAGATATCCACCCGATCAGCTGGACAATTATAATCGGAACCATTTTCGGCAGAATGGCAACATCGATGAGCATTCCTTTTTTAGCGATTTATTTGACAGCCGTCCAAGGCGCATCAGCTTCCTATGCAGGGCTGGTCATCGCCGCGAGCTCATCAGTCGGCATCCTCGCAAGCTTTTACGGCGGATATATCTCAGATAAATTCGGCAGAAAAAACATGATGCTTGTATCGATTTTCGGATGGATGCTGGTATTTGCAGGCTTTGCGGCAGCATCTAATCTCTGGGTGTTTTTTGTAGTAAACGCATTAAACGGTCTTTGCAAATCACTGTTTGAGCCCGCTTCAAAGGCCTTGTTGTCTGATATGACAGAAGAAAAAACGAGACTGCTAGTTTTTAATTTACGCTATGCGGCTATTAATATCGGCGTTGTCTTCGGACCTGTGCTTGGCCTATATTTCGGCTCATCGCAATCGACTACGCCCTTTTTGGTGCCTGCAGTCATTTACGGACTATACGGAATTGTGCTTGCCCTCCAATTTAAAAAACATCCATCCTTATCAGCACCAGCCCAGTCCCGAAATATGAGCGTGCGGGAAGCGTTTATGGTCACGCAAAAGGATTATCTTTTTACCATTGCTTTGGTCGGCATTACGCTATGCACCTTCGGCTACTCACAATTCAGTTCCACATTCCCTCAGTATATGGCGCAGAACCCCTTGATCGGCAATGGAACGAAGCTGTATGGGCTGATGCTGACATTAAACGCAATCGTTGTGTTGGCGACGCAATTTCCCATTGTCCATTTTGCAAAACGGTTTTCGCCGCTTTGTTCTCTGATGCTCGGTAATGTGATGGTTAGCATCAGCATGGCCATTTTCACCGTATCACACGGTGTTCCATCAATTGTGATGATTGTCATCACATTTACAATCGGCGAAGTGCTTTTATTCTCTATGATGGATTTGTATGTAGACCAGATTGCAAAACCAGGATTAAAAGGCACTTATTTCGGGGCAATCGGTTTTTCACAGCTCGGAAACGTCATCGGCCCTTGGGTCGGGGGGATATGTATAGACCTGTTTGGCGCTGGCCGGCCGATTTATATTTTTTCTGTCCTGAGCGGCATTACCCTGCTCGGCCTGCCATTTTTAGCGTTCGCCTATCGGCAAATGAAAATGGAGACCACAAAACACCGTTCCCGTCTGGAAAAGCCGCTTTAA
- the yqjX gene encoding hypothetical protein (Evidence 4: Unknown function but conserved in other organisms; PubMedId: 12137951, 16267290), translated as MNDHLKRGNLLWEGSRMFLPEHKQSLLERKRLKQKLQKPILDPDKLEEMNQTLCAAMEFAQDITVSCFQDGEIVCCTGKICRYEEFEKAVWIKGDEDQLYKLKLDQVLDIVL; from the coding sequence ATGAACGACCATTTAAAAAGGGGCAACCTGCTGTGGGAAGGGAGCAGGATGTTTCTGCCGGAACATAAGCAAAGCCTGCTGGAGAGAAAGCGACTTAAACAGAAGCTGCAAAAGCCGATCCTTGACCCCGATAAGCTGGAAGAGATGAATCAAACGCTTTGCGCCGCGATGGAGTTTGCTCAGGATATCACTGTCAGCTGCTTTCAGGACGGTGAGATTGTCTGCTGCACCGGGAAAATCTGCCGGTATGAAGAGTTTGAAAAAGCAGTATGGATAAAAGGAGACGAGGATCAGCTTTATAAGCTGAAACTTGATCAAGTGCTTGATATTGTGCTGTAA
- the yqjQ gene encoding putative metabolite dehydrogenase, NAD-binding (Evidence 3: Putative function from multiple computational evidences; Product type e: enzyme) has product MKHIAGKRIWITGASGGLGERIAYLCAAEGAHVLLSARREDRLIEIKRKITEEWSGQCEIFPLDVGRLEDIARVRDQIGSIDVLINNAGFGIFETVLDSTLDDMKAMFDVNVFGLIACTKAVLPQMLEQKKGHIINIASQAGKIATPKSSLYSATKHAVLGYSNALRMELSGTGIYVTTVNPGPIQTDFFSIADKGGDYAKNVGRWMLDPDDVAAQITAAIFTKKREINLPRLMNAGTKLYQLFPALVEKLAGRALMKK; this is encoded by the coding sequence GTGAAACATATAGCGGGAAAAAGGATTTGGATAACCGGCGCTTCAGGAGGGCTTGGAGAAAGAATCGCATACTTATGCGCGGCTGAAGGAGCCCATGTCCTGCTGTCGGCTAGACGCGAGGATCGTTTGATAGAAATCAAAAGGAAAATAACCGAGGAATGGAGCGGACAGTGTGAGATTTTTCCTCTGGATGTCGGCCGCCTAGAGGATATCGCCCGGGTCCGCGATCAGATCGGCTCGATTGATGTACTGATTAACAATGCAGGCTTCGGTATATTTGAAACGGTTTTAGACTCTACATTGGATGACATGAAAGCGATGTTTGATGTGAATGTCTTCGGCCTGATCGCCTGTACAAAAGCGGTGCTTCCGCAAATGCTTGAGCAAAAAAAGGGACATATCATCAATATCGCCTCTCAAGCGGGGAAAATCGCCACACCGAAGTCTAGCCTGTATTCCGCGACCAAACATGCCGTGTTAGGTTACTCAAACGCTTTGCGGATGGAGCTTTCGGGAACCGGCATTTATGTGACAACAGTCAACCCGGGCCCGATTCAGACGGACTTTTTTTCCATTGCTGATAAAGGCGGGGACTACGCCAAAAATGTCGGCCGCTGGATGCTTGATCCTGATGACGTGGCAGCTCAAATTACAGCTGCAATTTTTACGAAAAAGCGGGAGATCAATCTTCCGCGTTTAATGAATGCCGGCACTAAGCTGTATCAGCTGTTTCCAGCTCTTGTAGAAAAGCTGGCAGGACGCGCGCTCATGAAAAAATAA
- the yqzH gene encoding hypothetical protein (Evidence 4: Unknown function but conserved in other organisms) → MEKFVEKMLGQALRQYGRNVAIDPLSPYEKQSLKAALQERRNEEPDEDLHAHIEDIIYDYVTNQGLFS, encoded by the coding sequence ATGGAGAAATTTGTCGAAAAAATGCTGGGACAGGCATTGCGGCAATACGGCAGAAACGTTGCTATAGATCCGTTAAGCCCGTATGAAAAACAAAGCCTGAAAGCGGCTCTACAAGAGAGACGGAATGAAGAACCAGATGAGGATTTGCATGCGCATATAGAAGATATCATTTATGACTATGTCACAAACCAAGGCCTGTTCTCTTAA
- the polYB gene encoding Y family DNA polymerase V bypassing lesions during replication (Evidence 1a: Function from experimental evidences in the studied strain; PubMedId: 12137951, 12644484, 15469515, 16045613, 16267290, 19924481, 24118570; Product type e: enzyme), translating to MMKEKVIFLVDMQSFYASVEKAENPHLKNRPVIVSGDPEKRGGVVLAACPLAKQKGVVNASRLWEAQEKCPEAVVLRPRMQRYIDVSLQITAILEEYTDLVEPYSIDEQFMDITGSQKLFGTPMEIAKSIQGRIMREIGVYARVGIGPNKALAKIACDNFAKKNKNGIFTLTKENMKTEMWPLPVGSMFGVGSRMKHHLNRMGISTIGGLAAFPLDLLKKKWGINGHVLWMTANGIDYSPVSTSSLDGQKAIGHGMTLPRDYEHFDKEIKVVLLELSEEVCRRSRNAGVMGQTVSVSCRGADFDWPTGFNRQVKLAEPTNSTQDVYEAVRRLFLTFWDGKPVRRLGVNLSQLSSDDIWQLNLFQDYAKKMSLGYVMDGIKNRFGDTAIIRAASLTAAGQAFERAAKIGGHYK from the coding sequence ATGATGAAAGAAAAAGTGATTTTTCTCGTTGACATGCAATCGTTTTATGCATCTGTAGAGAAAGCGGAAAATCCACATTTGAAAAATAGGCCCGTCATTGTTTCGGGTGACCCTGAAAAAAGGGGCGGAGTCGTATTGGCTGCCTGCCCGCTGGCGAAACAAAAGGGTGTGGTGAATGCTTCACGGCTGTGGGAGGCGCAGGAAAAGTGTCCTGAGGCTGTTGTGCTCCGGCCGCGTATGCAGCGGTATATTGATGTATCACTGCAAATTACGGCCATTCTCGAGGAGTATACAGACCTTGTGGAGCCGTATTCCATCGATGAACAGTTCATGGACATTACAGGCAGCCAGAAGCTGTTTGGGACGCCGATGGAGATCGCGAAAAGCATTCAGGGCAGAATCATGCGGGAGATCGGCGTTTATGCACGGGTCGGAATCGGCCCTAACAAAGCGCTGGCCAAAATTGCGTGTGACAATTTTGCCAAAAAGAATAAGAACGGTATTTTTACCTTAACGAAAGAAAATATGAAAACCGAAATGTGGCCGCTCCCGGTGGGCAGCATGTTTGGCGTCGGGAGCCGCATGAAGCATCATTTAAATCGAATGGGCATCAGCACGATCGGCGGGCTCGCGGCTTTTCCGCTCGATCTTTTAAAAAAGAAATGGGGCATTAACGGCCACGTGCTGTGGATGACGGCAAACGGAATCGACTATTCCCCTGTGTCAACTTCGTCTCTGGACGGGCAAAAGGCGATAGGTCATGGAATGACTCTCCCGAGAGACTACGAACACTTTGACAAAGAAATCAAGGTCGTATTGCTTGAGCTGAGTGAAGAGGTGTGCAGGCGAAGCCGAAACGCCGGGGTCATGGGGCAGACAGTGTCAGTGAGCTGCCGGGGTGCTGATTTTGATTGGCCGACGGGCTTCAACCGGCAAGTGAAGCTGGCAGAGCCGACTAATTCTACGCAGGATGTATATGAGGCTGTACGACGGCTGTTTCTTACATTTTGGGACGGGAAACCCGTCCGCCGCCTCGGTGTCAATCTGTCTCAGCTCTCATCTGATGACATATGGCAGCTCAATTTATTTCAGGATTATGCAAAGAAAATGAGCCTAGGCTATGTGATGGATGGCATTAAAAATCGATTCGGCGATACAGCAATCATCAGGGCGGCGTCACTGACAGCGGCAGGCCAGGCATTTGAACGTGCGGCTAAAATAGGGGGGCATTATAAATGA
- the yqjP gene encoding putative metal-dependent hydrolase (Evidence 3: Putative function from multiple computational evidences; Product type e: enzyme) → MTTEDVIAIRVPTPFAVGDVIVYLVKGDALTLIDAGPNTKEAARALQEQLAAVNVKLSDIEQVVLTHHHADHAGLLDVFSDEIEVIGHTFNEPYISQNQAFMDWQKRFFQKLLPELGVPFDTGKAEKLIRSAYAFSCTRSLTKSIREGMGIDGLEGWSVLEMPGHAESHIVLFHEKSGRMLGGDLLLANSSSNPILEAPKAGDVRSKPLVDYQRSLRRLSQLDPTIVFPGHGEPITSVQALIEKRFDKQRNRTEDVRRMLDEKPMTAFQVCQQLFPAVYEKELFLTMSETAGHLDVLEAEEAITSYWEGNTVYFKTMKR, encoded by the coding sequence ATGACAACTGAAGATGTAATTGCGATCCGCGTCCCGACACCGTTTGCTGTCGGCGATGTTATCGTTTACCTCGTAAAAGGTGATGCGCTGACACTTATCGATGCCGGGCCGAATACAAAAGAGGCTGCCAGAGCCTTACAAGAGCAGCTTGCCGCTGTAAATGTGAAATTGTCAGATATCGAGCAGGTTGTACTGACTCACCATCATGCTGATCATGCAGGCTTGCTTGATGTCTTTTCAGATGAAATCGAAGTGATTGGGCATACATTCAACGAACCTTATATCAGCCAAAATCAAGCCTTTATGGATTGGCAAAAACGTTTTTTTCAAAAGCTGCTGCCTGAATTAGGCGTTCCATTTGATACGGGGAAGGCGGAAAAGCTGATTCGATCAGCGTACGCATTTTCCTGTACGAGATCTCTGACAAAATCAATCAGAGAAGGTATGGGCATAGATGGGCTTGAGGGCTGGTCTGTGTTGGAGATGCCTGGACATGCTGAATCGCATATTGTTCTGTTCCATGAAAAAAGCGGAAGGATGCTTGGCGGCGATCTACTGCTGGCAAACAGCTCGTCTAATCCGATTTTGGAAGCGCCGAAAGCGGGAGACGTCAGGTCAAAGCCTTTAGTGGATTATCAGCGGTCATTGCGAAGGCTGTCTCAACTTGATCCAACAATCGTATTTCCTGGTCACGGCGAGCCTATCACCAGTGTACAAGCGCTGATTGAGAAGCGTTTTGACAAGCAGAGGAACAGGACGGAGGATGTGCGTCGCATGCTGGATGAAAAGCCGATGACCGCTTTTCAGGTCTGTCAGCAGCTTTTTCCTGCTGTATATGAAAAGGAATTGTTTTTAACGATGTCAGAAACGGCAGGTCACCTTGATGTGTTGGAGGCTGAAGAAGCCATCACGTCATATTGGGAAGGAAATACCGTATACTTTAAAACAATGAAGAGGTGA